The following proteins come from a genomic window of Daphnia carinata strain CSIRO-1 chromosome 8, CSIRO_AGI_Dcar_HiC_V3, whole genome shotgun sequence:
- the LOC130700262 gene encoding elongation of very long chain fatty acids protein 6-like isoform X2 — MDHLMMPNYSYIFKFEDEFEHTDAKIWFNRYWTGCFYYVGIYMLVIFTGQQLMANRPRYELRGPLICWNLMLATFSVIGACRTIPELVYVTRHFGIYHSVCVPSYIEDDKVSGFWSTMFVLSKVPELGDTMFIVLRKQPLIFLHWYHHATVLIYCWYAFTEYTAPARWFIAMNFTVHSFMYSYYALKAMHYRVPRFVSMAITVAQLSQMVAGCAVNLWAYQLKQNGEACNVSEQNIKLSLLMYFSYFVLFARFFYKAYVDRRAPRKGVDAAPAVQPISHNGTAKKVQ, encoded by the exons ATGGACCACTTGATGATGCCCAATTATTCTTACATCTtcaaatttgaggatgaatttgAGCACACGGACGCCAAGATTTGGTTCAACCGATACTGGACGGGATGTTTCTACTATGTCGGCATTTATATGCTCGTCATTTTCACCGGACAGCAGTTGATGGCCAACAGGCCTCGCTACGAACTCAGGGGACCGCTCATCTGCTGGAATTTGATGCTGGCCACGTTCAGCGTCATCGGTGCGTGCCGCACCATCCCCGAATTGGTCTACGTCACTCGTCACTTTGGAATCTATCATTCCGTCTGCGTGcccag ttACATTGAAGATGACAAAGTGTCTGGCTTTTGGTCGACTATGTTTGTCTTGTCAAAAGTGCCCGAACTGGGCGACACCATGTTTATCGTCTTACGTAAGCAACCTCTCATTTTCCTTCACTGGTACCATCACGCCACTGTCTTGATCTACTGCTG GTACGCCTTTACCGAGTACACGGCTCCGGCCCGATGGTTCATCGCCATGAACTTTACCGTCCACTCGTTCATGTACTCGTATTACGCGCTCAAGGCTATGCACTATCGAGTCCCGCGCTTCGTCTCCATGGCCATCACGGTCGCCCAGCTATCGCAGATGGTGGCCGGATGCGCTGTCAACCTCTGGGCTTACCAA TTGAAGCAGAACGGTGAAGCGTGCAACGTCAGCGAGCAAAACATCAAACTCTCTCTGTTGATGTACTTTTCGTACTTTGTCCTATTCGCCCGATTCTTCTACAAGGCTTATGTCGACAGACGAGCTCCGCGTAAGGGAGTCGACGCTGCCCCCGCAGTGCAGCCCATCAGCCACAACGGAACGGCCAAGAAAGTCCAGTAA
- the LOC130700262 gene encoding elongation of very long chain fatty acids protein 6-like isoform X1, with protein sequence MLEIALNNVTDAIGATTGTGASNSTMDHLMMPNYSYIFKFEDEFEHTDAKIWFNRYWTGCFYYVGIYMLVIFTGQQLMANRPRYELRGPLICWNLMLATFSVIGACRTIPELVYVTRHFGIYHSVCVPSYIEDDKVSGFWSTMFVLSKVPELGDTMFIVLRKQPLIFLHWYHHATVLIYCWYAFTEYTAPARWFIAMNFTVHSFMYSYYALKAMHYRVPRFVSMAITVAQLSQMVAGCAVNLWAYQLKQNGEACNVSEQNIKLSLLMYFSYFVLFARFFYKAYVDRRAPRKGVDAAPAVQPISHNGTAKKVQ encoded by the exons atGTTGGAAATAGCTTTGAATAACGTGACAGACGCGATCGGAGCGACGACTGGAACGGGCGCATCCAACAGCACCATGGACCACTTGATGATGCCCAATTATTCTTACATCTtcaaatttgaggatgaatttgAGCACACGGACGCCAAGATTTGGTTCAACCGATACTGGACGGGATGTTTCTACTATGTCGGCATTTATATGCTCGTCATTTTCACCGGACAGCAGTTGATGGCCAACAGGCCTCGCTACGAACTCAGGGGACCGCTCATCTGCTGGAATTTGATGCTGGCCACGTTCAGCGTCATCGGTGCGTGCCGCACCATCCCCGAATTGGTCTACGTCACTCGTCACTTTGGAATCTATCATTCCGTCTGCGTGcccag ttACATTGAAGATGACAAAGTGTCTGGCTTTTGGTCGACTATGTTTGTCTTGTCAAAAGTGCCCGAACTGGGCGACACCATGTTTATCGTCTTACGTAAGCAACCTCTCATTTTCCTTCACTGGTACCATCACGCCACTGTCTTGATCTACTGCTG GTACGCCTTTACCGAGTACACGGCTCCGGCCCGATGGTTCATCGCCATGAACTTTACCGTCCACTCGTTCATGTACTCGTATTACGCGCTCAAGGCTATGCACTATCGAGTCCCGCGCTTCGTCTCCATGGCCATCACGGTCGCCCAGCTATCGCAGATGGTGGCCGGATGCGCTGTCAACCTCTGGGCTTACCAA TTGAAGCAGAACGGTGAAGCGTGCAACGTCAGCGAGCAAAACATCAAACTCTCTCTGTTGATGTACTTTTCGTACTTTGTCCTATTCGCCCGATTCTTCTACAAGGCTTATGTCGACAGACGAGCTCCGCGTAAGGGAGTCGACGCTGCCCCCGCAGTGCAGCCCATCAGCCACAACGGAACGGCCAAGAAAGTCCAGTAA